The sequence CCGCAGGCCCCGAGGCAGAGGGCCCGTTTCCTGGCCTGAGCCCCTGTTTGTCCTGCCTGACCTGGCAGCTCTGGGGCCAGATCCTGCTTGGATACAGCCGCTCCCACGCCTGTCTGAAGCTGTTAGCCACCGGCTGTGAGCAGCTAGCTGGGCTTAGTGTTGTCTGAGCTGCggctggggggaggggggggcgacCTAtcatctgtatgtgtgtgtaggggGGGACATTGTGTTGGCAGTGTGAGGATGACAGGGAAACACGCATCCAGTAAGGCAGTGGGCGGCAATGACTAATGACTTTGGTTTGATTATTGCCACCGTTTATTTTCATATCAGGCCTTTGAGAAGCacaattagttagtttttagttagttttatttttgcaaaTCGATGAcagataatgtaatgtaatataatgtaagGAACTGGAAAACTTAATATATGGTTTTGTGGTGAAAAATAAGAAGTGGCCAAAAATGCTTTTGTGCTGTCCCAAAGGTGTTTAGGGGAGACACTATTCTCTAGGTGAACAGGGTTAACATATGTACTCATATCAGCACAAAGTTCCCAAGTGTGTTACTTGCATTGAGAAcatctttttttgtatttaaagtTTTCTTAATAATGTTTGAAATATGTAAATTCTATCTAGTTATTCATTAACCTTGAAAAAAATGTCATGTTTAATATTAGAGTGTTTAGATATATTTTTGTATCAGTGCATGATTCAGAAAATACTATTGACAGACATAAACGAGTCATTTTAGGAatgatattttttaattaaatcaggCTACGACTGTGATATGAACACATCCCTCTGGAAAATGTATGGGAGATAGGAACGACACAAAGTCAGGCGTGTGAACGTGTTGGTGAAGTGGAGATGTTTAGCTCAGAGTAGGGGGAACATTGAGAAGACCATCATTTTTACAGATATCCAAAATGCTGTAATGCCATCTTTGATGTGTTGCCCTTCTGTTATAAAATGTTAAGCAGCATGAGGATATTTTCAGTCTGCTTTGGGCTCAGTCCAGACATCGTATCACTCACATCAGTCTCCATGGTGATGTGTAAAGTGACGGCAGCAGGTCAGCCCTctgtgtatcttaccttttgtaATTAGCTTCAACCCTCTATTTGCCTAAATAATCAATTAGAAGCACCATCCCATGCTTGTGTTGAAAGGGTGTTGTCTGCGTACCACTTGTGTGCAGAACGGTGTTTTTACTTCAGGATCCGTAAGATAacacttcttctctctggcTGCAGCACTGTTTGATTATCACTTTccaaaaatgaaaatgaaatgagGGGATATTTACTTTTCTTCCCCAAAAGCTTTGATAGCTCAATTGCTTGTTTTCAGTGGCTTGTTATTATTTTTCAATTGGTGGATTGGCTGCTGGGCTCTGTAAGTGTTGTTTCTGCCCTGGATAtacagagaggcagagagagcagCGGGACACTGAAGGGGTCATCAGTGCATCTCTGTTAGGGCCTCAAACACTAACATATATTCATAATAATGTTCAAATAACCCGTTTGACACTTCACCAATTTCTTATGATCTACAGTACCTCAatgattctcaaacttttttcaatcatgtaccccctttggaaaaaaaatgcagccaagtaccccctgatcagcgcaaaaactgTTAGGGACAAAATGCCtgtaaagaggtacagtacagcgctgcaccatcggtgtctgatttattaaaacaacaaccttgtaactgagaaacacttaaatgctacatttcaaatgtttacaatccatcactaaattcatggcaaaccaattttaacatcatgcaataacactaagatgacattagttgcattgaactgatctttttaataagttgtacttacaatttagtgagaaacatgcgcttgtgcttcactgaggatctttgtcattctcagtgacaggaaggccactgcagttattacacttcgcgttttgaaatatgtgtaactctgttaatataaaacccacaccgctcaaacttcgttacttttttttcattaacataaaataaatctcacgtaccccctgcagtactccaacgtacccctaggggtccgcgtacccccatttgagaaccactctACCTAATatcaatttttttaattaataaccTAAATCTGTAGCCTGTAATTAACGCTGGCAAATAAAAGCAGAGGATCAAAACATGACTTCAAAAGGGCTAAAAGTATTAACAGGAAAATACTCTATTAAAGTACCACCATGTTTTACTTTATTTACAACCCACCACTGGTTATATACAGTGAGCTGGAAAAAACTGACCTTttcaaataaagtgttttttagTTACATAATCCTAAAATACCATTAATAAAGTGGCATCTGAGTGCAAAGTTACTACATTAACTGTATGATATAAGCAGTTGTTGAAAGTAACTATACGTACAACTACGTTATCTTACGGATCCTGAAGTAAAAACCCACTTCTTTTCCCTGGCATTTACAGGCCAGCTTTTTATCTTACTagtgttttgtattgtttttacgGAGAGTTTTTCAGTCTGTGGCTTCTGATCTGGTTTCATCGTctcatgttttacatttgttatTTATGCTAGTTTATACAGTTgttgatgtacagcactttgttcaactctgttttttttaaatgtgctataataaaatggattggattggattaccTCAAAAACAGTACTAAAGTACAATTTGGAAATATTTGTACATGTTTTgccactttatacttctacataTTGACAACATGGTAAAGGTAACTTCCCTGTGTATTTCACATCTTTAGTTACCAGCAGATCAGAATAatttatacaaaatataaatgaaCTTATACATTTAGATATATTATTATAAGTTAAGTTACTAAGGAGTACATAGAGCTCCAAATTGACCAGCTGCAACATAAACACTAATTAAAGCATGATTCATTCATTTGATGATActtgattctgaaatggacaATTATGCATACCGAGTCATGTCACTTTTTATACtatgtatattttgatgctcgTACTTTTTGTCCTTTAACTTAATCAAGAGTTAgaatgcaggacttgtacttAATTTCCACACTGtggtattgctacttttactaaagtataaTATTTGGGTACGTTTTAGACAACTGGTTCTAATTTTGAAAAATACCCATAACTGCACAACTGTGAGGTCATGTGATTTTCCTGTCAAATTAAAATGATTTTTGGGGTTTTGTCCTCCTCCCTCCATCGTCACCAGCGAGCCAGTGGCGTCATTCGCTCCTCACTTTATAAAACTGTCAACGCCTTCCTCTCACCTGGACTGACACACACCACCCAAACACCATCAGCACGGAGCAGGACACCAGACTCTGGTGAACTTTACGCACACAACGTGCTCCTTTTATTTCGACTAAAGAAGACTATCAAACTGGCTTTTTTATGAATCTGGCAAATTACTCTTACTTCTCTGGCATGTGTAACATGACCGCTGAGACGCAGCACTCGCCTGCGGAGGCCAGTCCTGTGGTCCTGTCTCCAACCGTGAGCCTGGACTCTTCGCTGCAGGCTAGCCCGCCTCTGATGCTGCAGGCCCGGTCAAAAGACAACGTGTTGATCAAGTCCGAGCCCCGGGGAGGCAGCAGCCCAAACACGGAGGATGGAGCCGCTTTAGGGCAGACTGAGGAGCACCTGCCCACCGGGAGCCGCCGCAGGAAAAGGCCGGTGCAGCGGGGGAAGCCTCCCTACAGCTACATCGCTCTCATCGCCATGGCCATCGCCAACTCCCCCGAGAGGAAGCTCACCCTGGGGGGCATTTACAAGTTCATCATGGAGCGGTTTCCTTTCTACAGGGAGAACTCGAAGAAGTGGCAGAACTCCATCCGGCACAACCTCACCCTGAACGACTGCTTTGTTAAAATCCCCCGGGAGCCTGGCAGGCCAGGTAAAGGTAACTACTGGACCTTAGACCCCGCTGCTGAGGACATGTTTGACAACGGGAGCTttctgaggaggaggaagaggttcAAGCGCACAGATGTGAGCACCTACCCGGGGTACATGCAGAGCTCCAGCGCCTTCACCCCGACTCCTATGGGCAGGCCCACATACCCAAACACCCTTTACGCAGGGATCGGGTCTGGGTACGGCTCCCAGCTGAGTGCCACCTCCCCGCACCCGGCCATGCTGCACCACTACCAGGCCTCCGGACAGGGACAGCCGCGCATGTTCAGCATCGACAACATCATCAGCCAGCAGTCCGGGGGAGACCTCAACTCCCAGGGGCTGCAGGGAATGGGACTAGGAGGAGGGGATATGGGCACCATGACCTCCAGCTGCTTGGTCACCGGCACCGACCCGTCTGCCTGCTTCCAGAACCAGGCTGGGAACCCCTCGGGGAACATGCTGAGCAGAAACAGTGGGAATCTCTCCTCCAACCTGAGCGCAGGGTATCCGTATTCCTCCTCGGCCTCCCCTCCGAACCTGCCCACCATGACCCAGTCCGGGTTCTCCcccggcagctctcaggtgtaTTGCTCCGGGAACAGGCTGTCCCTGCCGGCCCTGCGCCCCGGGTCCTGCGCGGAGCACACGGACCAGCTGCTGGGCCTCTCCAACCCCATGAACTCTTACAACAACTCCTACATGAGGCAGGCCAACTTCGCGTCAGGATTAGAGCGGTATATGTGAAGAAAATCCTAATTTATTATTGGTTTTTATAGATCAATATTAGAGAAATATGCCCTCAATGACCCCATGAAAACATAGGACAGTAAAAACTTAAAGAAGAATATTATTAGGATATCAAAGCCTCACGTAAGGCCTTTCAAAATGTCGTATGGCCTTCTGGTGTGCATGTAAAAGGCAgatttatacattcctgtgagAGATTCGGTGATATTTAGTTCGCCATAATAAGAAAGAAAGACATTGTGTGACACAATACCGAGCCTCGTGATAAAACATTCCTGTTTTAAAGCCATTTAGATCCGTTTGACACATTCCATGACTGTATGTCAGAGTTTAATGTATTTTTACTGTGCCACATTTCgtttattttgtgtgttttagagtacgttttttttacatgtatttGCTTTATCATTCAATTTAATTCTGCTGTTTTCCATGTAAATAGTTTGTTGATTTATAAAAAACTTTATGAAAGAAAAGAGTGTTATTGTAGACGACAGGTCGCCTGAAATAAATTCATTTTTACAGAAAAATCTATGTGGTCTTTTTGGCTCGATCATTCAAATGATTTTCTTAATAAAAAACACTGTATTTATCTATATCCATATGTTTGGTTTTAGTGCAACAGCACGTCAATGTATATAGCTTGAGTAGTAGTAGAACTGTTACTAAATGAATAGGTATAAGTCAAAATTACAAGATGAATTGTTTAATTTAGAAGCAGATTGTATTACACTATTGTTTTTTGAACATATTCAAGACTAAACCAGCTCCTAAATATgtatttcaatttcaaagaaactGTAAGAGTCATGTGTTTACTTTTTATTATAAAACCTTCTTAGTGAAACACCACAAGATTAGAAatgtatctatatatatatacctttACATTTTGATATTTTCCACAAACACCAATTTGATTCAATATAAAAGCCAAACGGTTTTTAATGGACGTGAATGGGTTTTAAGACCAAACTACACACAATGTAGAAATAGACAGTTAGACACAAAGATAATCGAGAAAAAGGGACAgtatatcattacattcattagTATCAAACGTTTGGCCTGTTGAAGTCATTATCCGTGTCAGGTTTTAATAATCACTTTTACAGACTGGAGTCATTAACATCGAAATAGTCTTTATCATAATTTCACTTAGTGGTTTTCTCCTCACAAAGAATTCCTTGAAATCCATTGATATATAAAGTTCTTATTCAGCTTCTATTTTCCTAATTTAACTTGTCTCTTATATATTTACAGAATATTTGTACCtttgaaatatatgttttatCTGTCAGTTTTATGTTGCCAAAAATATTTTTGGATTGATGGATGCAGACAAGATGTGTCATCCATCATTTCAAAAATAACAAATCTAATCATTGTTCACTATTATCAACAATTTAATCATCTAGTTATTTAACGTGTGTTCACATCACGATGTTGAGAGAAAGACAGAGCGAGTGAGTGGGAACACTATTACATATTTAATGtcatttaaaatgaaaaaagcTCTGAGTTTGAATTTGCTCAGGTTTTGAATTATTCAACAATATTATGACATTTAATTTGCCTGTGTAACTTTCGGTTCTCAGACACTCGCAAACTAAACTGAACTCAAACTGTGGATCAGGACTGATGGGGGTAATGCTGACATTTCTGAAGTCAATCACCTCCAGTGTAAAGACTGTTTCATATGCAAAGTGTTAAATCGAGTCAGCTCCACCTGCTGCAGAAACATGGcacaaatataaaaaggaaAATGGAACACATTTGCCTCAGGGCCCCCTGGTGGGTTAACCTGACCATGCACTAATATAACCAAACACGGGAAAGAAGCTGATGGGATGTCACAGCAAATGATCCAGCATTGTTTGTTTAAAGGTTCATGTTGTTCCCTGCTGCCCTTTAGTCTATTTCATAGCTGCAATTCAAGACTAAGATTATTAATTAAGGCAACGTGATTGTACAAATCAATGAATGTGACAATTTAATTACTTTCTTAATATGACACAGTTAAAGCTCAAAGGAGATCTCGTATACAGTATGTTTACAATTATGGGCTAGATTTTGGAGCCCAGGAAAAGAGCTTcttaaataattaaatatgtgGATACAAGACGTAGATTGGTTTGATTCACGGTCTTAAAGACCCTGAAGCCTGATTGCATTTGACAATTTATACACACATATTTCATGACCTGGGAGCTTTACAGATATTTCGATGTCAGCAGAATCACATTTAAAGAGTAGCGCATAACCTCATTGCTTCTGTGCAAAACAACTGGTTTTTCAGAACAAGTTGGAAATGAAGATAACAGGTGTTAGCTTTCCACCACCAGGTGGCAGCAAAAGCAAGATGTTCAGCCTGACTGTTTTCACTCAGGGATTTCTTGTGGCAGCTTGCAGTGAAGATCAGGTAGACTGATTAAACTGTTCTTGACTGTAAAACCTTTATGCAAAGAGGCAGCTGTAGCATTTGAATAAAAGAGAAAGGTAGGCTCTACATCTGCTTTGGTTTCTCATACTgaaataaaagtatttttgaaatggtgTTATTTAATATAATGTACTGTCACGAATGTAATCTGCCGCCAAGTACTGTACTATCAAATTCTTCACATTTGAGATACTTTGTTTTAGTCTTTTGTGTACATGCCACAGACTGCACTACTTGTCCGACTAATTCTGTACTTTTCACCCCACTGCAACAATTTGACAATAAACTAGTCACATTAATATTATCACAAACAAATCTTAAATTGATCAATGGAAAGAATAATTAATTTATCGATGATTACATTGTATGCTAAGTTGCAGGTGATCCCTCAAAATGAGCATCACCTAAGATAAAGACAGTAAAATCCtgcttttaaataaatgtatggcCATTATAGCAGTTACATTAGAAATGTCTTTGTATTGAGTATATTCAATGAAATACCTCATTATATACCTAATTATTCCGTACTTTAAACATTTTGTTTGCAGGGCTTTCACTTGTTCCACAGTATCTTTACAGTGTGGCGTTAGTACTTACTTGAGGTGAGATCTGAGTTCTTCCTCCACCACTGGCCCACTTAATTTGAAGCCTAGGCCAGAAGCAAATTACATCAAAATGTCAGTTTTCGTGATTACATATACATCACACAATTTAAAAACTAAAAGACACATACATTATATTCTGTTAAAGTATTGTCCTATTGACATGG is a genomic window of Pseudochaenichthys georgianus chromosome 4, fPseGeo1.2, whole genome shotgun sequence containing:
- the foxe3 gene encoding forkhead box protein E3, whose product is MNLANYSYFSGMCNMTAETQHSPAEASPVVLSPTVSLDSSLQASPPLMLQARSKDNVLIKSEPRGGSSPNTEDGAALGQTEEHLPTGSRRRKRPVQRGKPPYSYIALIAMAIANSPERKLTLGGIYKFIMERFPFYRENSKKWQNSIRHNLTLNDCFVKIPREPGRPGKGNYWTLDPAAEDMFDNGSFLRRRKRFKRTDVSTYPGYMQSSSAFTPTPMGRPTYPNTLYAGIGSGYGSQLSATSPHPAMLHHYQASGQGQPRMFSIDNIISQQSGGDLNSQGLQGMGLGGGDMGTMTSSCLVTGTDPSACFQNQAGNPSGNMLSRNSGNLSSNLSAGYPYSSSASPPNLPTMTQSGFSPGSSQVYCSGNRLSLPALRPGSCAEHTDQLLGLSNPMNSYNNSYMRQANFASGLERYM